The region AAAATGCCACAACGCGATTGATGCAGCCATGACGCGATGTGGATGTTTTTGATTACATGCGTGAACTTTCCATGCGTGAAAAAACTCATTTTTAAAGTACGTACATGCGTagactttccacgcgtggaaaatTGTAAACGCATGTGGCAACTCGTCTcacgtggaaagtgtatggaGGCAGTAGGTGCCGCCCCCTTACAGGGGGTTCCACTACCGTTAAactatataatagtataatagtaTACCTTGCaaagtacatatatgtatttaaaaatacaagtatttgtcaaaaatattttcataatttttcttatgtttttagattcatttaatttgtaacaattatacaaagaaattttcatagtAAAGCATTGCATTGAGGGAATAAAATTTAGTGACATTagggaaaaattttgtaaaattatttttcccaatttaatattatattttatatagaaatatacaaCGTGTGTACTATGTCATTATATAAGAAACTTATTTGAAAATCACTCTATTTcatcaaaatatacaaacgcTTTCTGGGATATTCTATATTGTACAATTCGATTGTTGTGATAAACATTGATACAAATCATTTGCAAGCGAagtaatttaatgaatttatttacaaagtaTAATAGAGCGCGccataaataacaaaattctattttttacgtattttccaaGGACATCTCGTCAATGTAAACAATGTTTCATGATCATGATAATGCATTGGCACAAACATCGGGTATTTTTATACGCACTATAAACCTTTTTTCAGTCTGTTAcatctaatattaaaatatcatctGGAACATCtatgtatatctatgtatatatagaacaTCTTTATATAGGGTATATCACCTAATTCGCGCTCACTATTTATACAgcaatatatcaaaaattgagtCGAAAAGTCTTGaaccatttttttctataatgctTAGTAAAGCATTAATTATTGAGTGAAGTCAATCCAATCAACACTGTCTTTTAGCTGGGCGTAGGTCAGTGAGTCGCGCGCCTGGTAGTGTGCACTCACTCATACTACCAGGTGCACAGCTCACTGACGTACAGCCGGCTAAAAGATGGCATAATAGAAAGAAATGGCTCCTGAGCCATTCAAAAAAAGTCCTGACTTTCAAAAGTCCTGACTTTTTGactcaatttttgatattctATATCGCTGTGTGAATAGTGGGCGCGAATTAGGTGATACCTACCCTATATACTACatctatgtatacatatacagaacAAATTCGATttgctaataaaatattaagaacattggaatattacatattttgagtcattatattttcaaaaatataatgattctatttatataatataaacttatattataaCTTCATATATAAGATTTCAAAATGTTTGGAAAATGGTATCTCTATTGGGCTATTCAAGAAAAATCACACTTTTAATCGTTCTAAAGTCAAAAGCATAATCATACAAAAGACAGATATAATCTGTTATTTTACAAGTCATGGACAATTTACTAATTTGTGACAATTTACAAGCATTAACATTGTAGTTTACAAATAGCAAAACATATACATCGTGCAATGTCATCTTTGCTAATATCTTAAGAATTTGATCCAAAGAAATAACAATTCACTTGGAACTGCATTTTGTCAGAGAATGACTTGGCTCGACCATTCTGATTTAATCGTCCTTTCCCAACAGaggaatatttgaatatttggGGAAATCTACGGCATCAACAGGATTTTTAACTTTGAAACTAGGAAATAATCCTGTCATGCTAGTTCTGATGTTGTAGCCCTTGGAGAAACCATCCCAATGATTACCAAAAACATCGATCAAGTCACCGGCTTTTAGCTCTAACTCTCCATTCTTCCTCGGCTTATGATCTAAAATAGCTACATGGGGATGTGGATTTTGTCCtccataataatatatatcgtcGAGGGATGTAAATCTATCATACGCGTCTGCGTAAAAGGTTTGCATCAACTCATATGCGACGCGACATACTTGAGAACTGAACGTGCATACCAAGTAATCGCATTCCGACAGAAGGTGGATATCGATAATTATACCCTGCAACGAAGTATCCGAATATCGTTTTGCTACGGACGCCGTCTCGGCGATTTCTGGATCACCTATTATTTCGTAATTCGGATAACGTTTCCTAGATGTTGTTATCACTTTCGGATCGTCACTAGCTAAAAAGACTCTCTTCACGTCCGGCTTCGTTTCAAGTTGATCAAAATATTGTTCCACTTTAATCATATATTCATCTATGTCATGATAAGCTGCCTCGGTGCCTACTTTGTCTGTTCTACGCACATGAACACCGACGATAGGTTTTTTAAAACCAAGCTTCTCTTTCGCCTTCTCCAGCGTCCTCTTTACATGATCTTGAGGtcgcattaaatattttaacacttGTCCTACCCACCAAACTAGAGGATGACCGTGAATCTTCTCCAGTCTTGGCGCTAAGTCTGCAGGTACGCTGGGTGGCTGGGACCTTGGTTTAGGATAAACGTTGTCTACAATTGGCAGTGATATTACTTGTTTAGAGGAATCTCCAGGCCAATTAGAATGTGAAGTACCGGTTGTAGATAAACAAGTGTCGCTGAGGGGTTTAAAAACAGATTCCCAGCCATCTTTGTGATATCTCCACCCTTTAGATTTCATTACTAATGTTCTTTCTGTACCGTAAGCCACTAAAAAGCAGTACGTGATGTGATGAATCTGCAGAAAAAGAATACactcattttatttcattatttaacgacttgattatcataatttaattttcttacctGACAGCCAAAACCACAACCTTTATTTAAACTACATATCAGCTTCTTTGCCTTATTACAATCAGCAGGATTTTGTAGATAcctttaaagtaaatataaggGTAGCTAGATTAGGTTAGCAAGACTAAAATAgcttaattttgatatattaaatactttaatagATTATATCATATCGTGCAAAATGCATTACCTAAATCGTTTCTGAACTAGATCAGATAAATCTTTTGCTTCTTTTTCCCGCCATTCATCGTAACCATCTGCcttctttaatttatcgatatttattataagtgACTTTTTATGCTCCCATGCATTTTTCATCACATCCTgtatttccttttctctttgaTCATACGTGAATTCATCAATGTGCTTCTTGAACTTATTCAACTCGGCGCTAATGTAATACCTGTAATGTAAAACTAAGCACGTAATTTTTCATGTAACATGTTAagcataatttgttttaatgtcTGATCagttattatcatatttaccACATCTCCTGAACGTCGTTCCTCAATCGCCGTCGCAGTTCCTCATATTCTGAAGAGGGAACACCATGTTTTGATCCATCTTGATGATCTATCAAGTCATAATAGACCGACGCTTTCTCAAGCTTGTCTTGCATGGAGCCTAAGTGGTCCCCTTGTATAGATTTCGATCCCTCTCTGAAAATTATGTTAGTCTATACAACGAAAAGATCGTAGTACtctgtttcaaattttttgcattttcagTGTTGCTGAACTTTcccatttattttttacatacatatatacataatgtgCTGTACGCAAACATACCCTAATATAAAGTTCTTTAATGCATCGTTCTGCTTCTTTAGAATTTCAAAGTCGTTAACCATTTGTGTTAGGCGTTGAGTGTTCTCTTTGTTGGCAGTGTCAGTATCATGGCTTAACAACGAGTTAGACTTGAATATATGAACGATGGATATAATCAGTATCAAAAACCATGTGGCTAGCAATGCTATTCCGAGCTTCCCTAACCAACCAGGTCGTCCGGAACAAATCGCTGCCATTTTGAACAGATGGTTTCCGTTTGTGTCACATTACAGACactgaaaatataacaaataacgtCAAATTAATGTAGTACATACACAAAAGAGATCCTTGATTTGTTTTCAAACTTTGTACACACAATTTTCACTCCAAGTAACTCCAATACTCTCGAATGACATACGCAGCTTATTGAATTTATCACGAATCACGATCCTACAGAGGTAAACACATATACGCGTCATGTAACGATTTTTAACACTTCAGATATCTCGATTGTATCCTCGCGTTAATTCGCGTAGTGCTCTCGCCGAAACTGTAACTGCCGATTATCGTCGCAAAGCAGGGAAATCGGAAAATAAACGCGTGTCATCTCCTGACAGTCTTGACACAAACAAGCCAAGCTGCGCGGTACGGAGTGGCGTTAATTACTTTCGCTATATGCGATCGTTCCAGCCTCTGTACCTTTGCCTTTCGAGCTCATCTCTTGCCCGACATGACATgcacgtatgtatatacacgaGTAGCGTGAACGGTGGGATAATAAATCGATGACAACTGTACGAGAGACGACGTGACGTACCGTTGCGAGATTGGAAGAAAGGTTAAGAATGTCAAGATAACCGAGATCGTCGCGAGACGAGCAATCTCCGACGGCGCAGATATAATATGCGGGATGCTCGGCACCGTCGTTGCGCGCGTGCCAACGTCATCCGAGTCCGCGGAAGCCCGAGTAGGATATCAATTATCGGTTTCGATCTTCGGCTTCCCCGTGCAATCCAGTCCAATCGCTTTTTCGCGTTTATGACGTTTACGTGTCGGCACTGTCGGCCGTTCGCCGCGCGCTTCTCGCTAGATTTGTCCGACTGAATACAGAATACAGAATACAGTTCCCgttggagtagtaaaatcccctccctccccgtaattaaatcgattcaATTTAACtatctaaaataaagaatttattgtgaAATTAATGTCCACGATTTTATGGTTCTCTTTTGTGCTATGTCCACGACTTTGTGATATGTTCACAATTTTGTAGTACCTACTATTCCGTGTTAAGGCCTTTACACAcgaatcgacggaagacgtaagacgtaaatcgtaaggaaatccaccaatcagagtcgactattcccctcttcttccctcttgaagaggggaatagtcgactctgattggtggatttccttacgatttacgtcttacgtcttccgtcgattcgtgtgtgaaggcctttatgttcacgattttttggttttttttccaAAGAGAATCGAAAAATTGTGGACATtatagcacggaagagaatCACTTCTTATATTTCTTAGCTCCTTTCTCTTTCAGAGCATTTCAGAGGACAATACGGTATACGGTCTGTTTTGAGCGCTGCATTGCTTGGATCGCTgattgggtgcgttcagccgatactccattgggtcaaaggagaggaaacgagcgaaaacgagcgactgctcacgattggcctagtttacaccgatcacttgatacgcgtattaaatagtaaataactagtaaataagtctgattattggctgatcagttcaaatatactatttgatacgcgtatcaagagatcggtgtaaactaggccattgctaggctagcggagtatcggctgaacgcacccattaGTCCAGTCATTTGGTAGTTTTACCTGGAAAGTTTTCCAGgagttttaaaaattggtaattttatatatttcgatgtgctctttccgaatttcaactttgccaCCTCGTATCTTTGCCGCTCgtgccgccatattggaaaaatgacgcctaaaagcagttttttgacaatatctcctttccgactcattccacgataaaaacatttatatacaaaataaaactagagaaaatttcctacaatttatgtaataaccttttttttcgtaaaattaatagttttggcATACGAGCGCCGCAAAGTGTAGTTCAACACGCGTTTTGGCCTAAAAACTCATTTCCACACCACCTTGAGGTAGAGTAagcggcgcgttttttttaccgtggtATCCCCAGTAGGCCTAGTCCACATGCAATTcactattctaaaatttagcgCATTCTTCTTCGCTTCGCTGTTCTTGATGGACCAGGTGTTGCGAGTTCATCGTCATTAGTACTGATCGAAACGTCACAGACCGAAATTTCTTCCACATCATCCGCGATGGGATTATCAGTTTCATCGCAATCCTCTTTGTTCTCGATTTCATCATACGTTTGCTCGAAAATAGTCTCCGTTCCTTCCTCTTCGTCGCTATCTTGTGATGGAACTTGCGAGTTAATTATCACAGGGTACCACTACAATTCGTGCATATAACTGAGCACTTTAACCCAGCCTTTCTGCATTCACAGGCTTTTTGACATCTTTTTtgacatcttttttatttatttatttagtgctCCGTTATATGCACGAATTGTAGTGGTACCTGTGATAACTCACAAGTTCCATCACAAGATagcgacgaagaagaagaaacggagACTATTTTCGAGCAAACGTATGATAAAATCGAGAACGAAGAGGATTGCGATGAAAATGATAATCCCATCGCGGATGATGTGGAAGAAATTTCGGTCTGTGACGTTTCGATCAGTACTAATGACGATGAACTCGCAACACCTGGTCCATCAAGAACAGCGAAGCGAAGAAGAATGcgctaaattttagaatagtaAATTGCATGTGGACTAGGCCTACTGGGGATaccacggtaaaaaaaacgcgccgctTACTCTACCTCAAGGTGGTGTGGAAATGAGTTTTTAGGCCAAAACGCGTGTTGAACTACACTTTGCGGCGCTCGTATgccaaaactattaattttacgaaaaaaaaggttattacataaattgtaggaaattttctctagttttattttgtatataaatgtttttatcgtggaatgagtcggaaaggagatattgtcaaaaaactgcttttaggcgtcatttttccaatatggcggcacGAGCGGCAAAGATACGAGGtggcaaagttgaaattcggaaagagcacatcgaaatatataaaattaccaattttcaaaactccCGGAAAACTTTCCAGGTAACCTCTTCT is a window of Temnothorax longispinosus isolate EJ_2023e chromosome 1, Tlon_JGU_v1, whole genome shotgun sequence DNA encoding:
- the Fuct6 gene encoding alpha-(1,6)-fucosyltransferase, giving the protein MAAICSGRPGWLGKLGIALLATWFLILIISIVHIFKSNSLLSHDTDTANKENTQRLTQMVNDFEILKKQNDALKNFILGEGSKSIQGDHLGSMQDKLEKASVYYDLIDHQDGSKHGVPSSEYEELRRRLRNDVQEMWYYISAELNKFKKHIDEFTYDQREKEIQDVMKNAWEHKKSLIINIDKLKKADGYDEWREKEAKDLSDLVQKRFRYLQNPADCNKAKKLICSLNKGCGFGCQIHHITYCFLVAYGTERTLVMKSKGWRYHKDGWESVFKPLSDTCLSTTGTSHSNWPGDSSKQVISLPIVDNVYPKPRSQPPSVPADLAPRLEKIHGHPLVWWVGQVLKYLMRPQDHVKRTLEKAKEKLGFKKPIVGVHVRRTDKVGTEAAYHDIDEYMIKVEQYFDQLETKPDVKRVFLASDDPKVITTSRKRYPNYEIIGDPEIAETASVAKRYSDTSLQGIIIDIHLLSECDYLVCTFSSQVCRVAYELMQTFYADAYDRFTSLDDIYYYGGQNPHPHVAILDHKPRKNGELELKAGDLIDVFGNHWDGFSKGYNIRTSMTGLFPSFKVKNPVDAVDFPKYSNIPLLGKDD